The nucleotide window ACTGCAGATCCGATGTCAACGAATATGTTCATTTATGCAAGGAATAATCCTGTACAACTAATTGACGAGCAAGGGTTTTTCTGGCATATAATCGGAGGGGCGTTAATCGGTGCAGCCGTTGGAGCTACAATACAAATACTATCAAACTGTATATCTGGAGACAAATGGTATAATGATTTAGGAGGTGCAATACTTGGTGGCGCGGTGGGTGGTGCACTAACCGCTATGGGGGTTCCGTCGGTCATAGTAGGTTTTAGCGTTGGCCTCGCAACCGGAATTGGAAATCAAATCGATGATGCTTGTGCAAATTGGCAATGCGATATATCGAAAGTGAGCGTCGCAGAAATCGTCGCTGACGGAATCGTATCGGGAATGTTTGCCGGCTTTGGATCATCATTTGCAAACAGTGTTGTTGGTTATTCGAGCAAACAAGTCGCGAGTTGGATAAAACCTCAGTCTTTGTTTAAATTTTTTTCGGGCGGGTTCGGTGATAAGGTTATGTCCATGATAGCGATTGGCAGCGTTCCGAATGTGATTACTGCCGGGATCGATTCGGTAACCAATCTTCCTGATTTTGAGGAAGTAATTACAGATGTATGGAATTATATCACAAGTTCAAAGTAGGTTATAGAAATGAGCGAATATACATTCAACAATGACAAAGATTCACAATCTGGTATTGTTGCTATTTCCTTTGTGTTTGTTCTGCTTACAGCATTTTTCGCTTTCGTTTTCATATCTTCGCTTGTTTCTGGTTCGTTGCTTAGTATTATGAATTACTCAACTTTAGGGATATTTTTTATGACAATAGTATGTCCTATAGCATTTGCTCGATGCTTATATCGATATGCACTATCTCGAAAATATAGAGCTCATATTGGCGATACTGGTTTTTCGTTGATTTATGGACTATCAAAACATAGAGAGAATTTAGTTCGTTATAGTGAAATTTCTCGAATAATAATTATCAACGAAAATAGCGTTTTTGGAAGAACGAAAAATATCATCCTGTTTCGTTTTGGATTTAATTCATCTCTATTTCTGTCGAATTTTAGCAACAAAGACAAGGCTGTTTTTGACGAAATGATTAATGAACTTGAAAAACGTTCCGGGAAAAAACCACATGAAGTTCGTAAATTTGGACAGATGGTCGAACTAATCGTATTAATGTTGTGGAAATAAGTTGTTGGATATAGCGTAATTATTTCAGTGGTTTTACTGGTCTAGTATGGTTTTTAATCAGTGGGTACGCTATGGTATCATATGGGTACAAACTGAGGGGATGAAGTGCCATGCCAAGCAATAACTCGAAATATACAGAAGAAATGAGAGAACGGACCGTTCTCCATATTTTGAATTCGGGAAAGTCCGCAACGTCCGTGGCGGAAGAACTCGGAATCGACACGAACACCGTGTGCAAATGGGTCAGAGAATATCGCCGGAAGAACAATCTGCCCAGCGCTACGGAAGCCAAGGCCCGTGAACACACCGCGAGGACGGCGGATCCGAATGACGCGAAACGGAAATTCCGCGAGCTGGAAACCCGACTCAGACAAAAAGAGAAGGAACTGGCGGAAGAGCGGGAGAACGTCGAGATCCTCAAAAAATCCCTGCACATCTTGATGCGAGCACGCGAAGAAAATGCGAGGCGATGAAACGCCTGGACTCCCGATACAGCGTGCGGAGGATGTGCAAGGTGCTCGTGTCAGCGAGAAGCAGTACTATCAATGGCGAATCCAGGAAGAGCATCGCAACGGTCGGCGATTGGAAGAGCGAGAGCTGGTCCAACGAGTCGAGAACGGCTTTCATTCAAGTGATGATGCCTATGGGTGTCGGAAGATCACACGAGAGCTCAGAAACGAAGGAATCGCGGTCAGCGAATGGAAAGTGCGGCGGATCATGCGGGAACATGGCCTCTATTCAGTCACGCAGAAGAAGTATCGGCCCTTCCGCCATCATCAAGAAAACAATCCCTACAAGCAAGATCTCGTGAAGCAGCAGTTCCGCCCGGACGGTCCCAATATCGTATGGGCGGGAGATGTCACCTACATCAAGACCAGGATCGGCTGGGTCTATTTGGCGGGTGTCATGGATCTCTACAACCGCGAAGTGATTGGTTGTGCGACGAGTCAAAGAATCGATACCGAGCTTGTGAAACGCGCCTTGGGAGAAGCCATCGGAAGGTATCCGGAGACGGAAGGAACGATCTTCCACAGCGACCGCGGATGTCAGTACGCCAGTGCGGGCTATCAGAATACCTTGACGGCCAACAAGATGCGCGGCAGCATGTCTCGCGGCGGATGTCCCTACGACAATTCCTGTGTCGAAAGCTTCTTCGCTCAACTGAAGAAGGAAAGGATCTATCGACGAAAGTATCGTGACCTTAGTGAAGTCGACGCCGACTTGTTCGACTCTATCGAACTCTTCTACAATCGAAAGCGGATTCACTCGACGCTCAATTATCAAACGCCGATTGGATACAGATTTAATAATGCGCCTTTATTTTGTGGGATTTAAGTGTTATTATAGATAAAAAGAAATAAATTCAAAACGGAACAAAGTAACCAAGATGCAAAAACGCAAAACCACTGATTAAATTCCACTTAGTCCAGTCCTGATGAGCGGCCAGTACAACATGAATTTCCATCGGAAACTGATCGACACGATCTACCGGTACGCTGCCATTTCCAGGGAACCCGCGGTGACGGAAGCGGGCATCAAGTAAGTCTACATCGTCCAAGGATCTCTGTCCATCGTCCAGCTCTGGATCAAGGACGACTTCCGCACCCCGCCGAAGCGGCTCGCATCCTTCATCTACGAACTTTCGAACAAGATCCTCCTTTGACGCGTCCGTCGGCTTCTGCCGTCGACGCGACCGGTCCCCGAGATCGCCGGCTTCGCCACTTACCTCGGCGACACGACCGAAGCGAACCACAACCTGTTCATCTGATCCATCCGAAACGAAAAGTCCTTTCGAAACGGCACTGCCGGTTCGAAAGGACTTTTCTCATTTCTTGGGAACGATGCCGGAGCGGATTCTCTTCGCGAGGTCGTCGACCTTCCCCTCGATCAGCCGGATCGTCTTCTCCATCTCCTCGTCTCCCTTTCCGGACGGATCATCCAAACCCCAATCCTCCTCATGGAGG belongs to Candidatus Izemoplasmatales bacterium and includes:
- a CDS encoding RHS repeat-associated core domain-containing protein; this translates as IVKYRYDAYGNTTVVSDTSGGIVSFYNPYTYRGYRYDSEIGMYYLNSRYYNPQIGRFLNGDGMLGQTADPMSTNMFIYARNNPVQLIDEQGFFWHIIGGALIGAAVGATIQILSNCISGDKWYNDLGGAILGGAVGGALTAMGVPSVIVGFSVGLATGIGNQIDDACANWQCDISKVSVAEIVADGIVSGMFAGFGSSFANSVVGYSSKQVASWIKPQSLFKFFSGGFGDKVMSMIAIGSVPNVITAGIDSVTNLPDFEEVITDVWNYITSSK
- a CDS encoding transposase, translating into MPSNNSKYTEEMRERTVLHILNSGKSATSVAEELGIDTNTVCKWVREYRRKNNLPSATEAKAREHTARTADPNDAKRKFRELETRLRQKEKELAEERENVEILKKSLHILMRAREENARR
- a CDS encoding IS3 family transposase, whose protein sequence is MRGDETPGLPIQRAEDVQGARVSEKQYYQWRIQEEHRNGRRLEERELVQRVENGFHSSDDAYGCRKITRELRNEGIAVSEWKVRRIMREHGLYSVTQKKYRPFRHHQENNPYKQDLVKQQFRPDGPNIVWAGDVTYIKTRIGWVYLAGVMDLYNREVIGCATSQRIDTELVKRALGEAIGRYPETEGTIFHSDRGCQYASAGYQNTLTANKMRGSMSRGGCPYDNSCVESFFAQLKKERIYRRKYRDLSEVDADLFDSIELFYNRKRIHSTLNYQTPIGYRFNNAPLFCGI